A stretch of Synergistaceae bacterium DNA encodes these proteins:
- the coaD gene encoding pantetheine-phosphate adenylyltransferase, which translates to MRVTAVYPGSFDPITNGHIYIAERAAAVFDEVIVSILVNERKTSAFTVEERCFMAREALGHVANITVDSFNGLLIDYVRQKKAGVIVRGLRAMSDFEYEFQMALMNRKLAPEIETFFIVTDPKYSYVSSSSIREIFHFGGTVEDVVPDVVYERLKGRYNSGC; encoded by the coding sequence ATGAGAGTTACCGCAGTATATCCCGGTTCGTTTGACCCTATCACTAACGGCCATATATATATCGCTGAACGTGCCGCGGCAGTTTTTGATGAGGTAATCGTCAGCATTCTCGTGAATGAGCGCAAGACTTCCGCATTCACTGTTGAGGAACGCTGCTTCATGGCTCGCGAGGCTCTCGGCCATGTGGCCAATATCACCGTAGACAGCTTTAACGGGCTGCTGATTGATTACGTGAGGCAGAAGAAAGCGGGCGTTATTGTGCGGGGACTCCGTGCGATGAGTGATTTTGAGTACGAGTTTCAGATGGCATTGATGAACCGCAAATTAGCTCCTGAGATTGAAACGTTCTTTATTGTTACTGACCCGAAATATTCATACGTGTCAAGCTCAAGTATCCGTGAAATTTTCCATTTCGGCGGGACGGTTGAAGATGTTGTGCCTGATGTCGTGTATGAGAGGCTGAAGGGACGCTACAATTCCGGCTGTTAA
- a CDS encoding GIY-YIG nuclease family protein, with protein sequence MNGTPDSIITASLYNWNGQAVKVPRSEIHGYGRDDLSKAGVYFLFCNDDGNNSVYIGESEDMLERLRQHLKDYQAGSENFYWHTVIAFTGQDLNKALIRYLEDKLVKSARECERYKVLTKNTYGKTVMKESEKAVMAEFMDNVKLIIATLSYNVFAPAPSEDERRQIFFCRMKSSGANAKGFASPGGFTVLKGSRVSDYVVPSMLDGKHTSYNKLRLQLENDGTISGRKFQRDYEFKSPSAASTVVLGHSSNGKEDWKTEDGVKLKDI encoded by the coding sequence GTGAACGGGACTCCTGACAGCATAATTACAGCGAGCCTCTATAACTGGAACGGGCAGGCGGTGAAAGTCCCCCGCAGTGAAATACATGGCTACGGGCGCGATGACCTCAGCAAAGCGGGAGTATATTTTCTCTTCTGCAATGATGACGGCAATAACTCAGTGTATATAGGCGAATCGGAAGACATGTTAGAGAGACTACGCCAGCACCTGAAAGACTATCAGGCAGGGAGCGAGAATTTTTACTGGCACACAGTCATAGCTTTCACCGGGCAGGATCTCAACAAAGCGTTAATCCGTTATCTTGAGGATAAATTAGTGAAGTCCGCGAGGGAATGCGAAAGATATAAAGTCCTCACAAAGAACACATACGGAAAAACGGTTATGAAGGAGTCCGAGAAAGCTGTAATGGCCGAGTTCATGGACAATGTGAAGCTGATTATCGCGACACTGAGCTATAACGTTTTCGCGCCGGCACCGTCTGAGGATGAGAGAAGGCAAATTTTTTTCTGCCGTATGAAAAGTTCGGGAGCTAATGCGAAAGGCTTTGCGAGTCCCGGAGGATTTACGGTGCTGAAAGGCTCAAGGGTATCGGATTATGTTGTTCCGTCCATGCTTGACGGGAAACACACAAGCTATAATAAACTGAGATTGCAGCTTGAGAATGACGGCACAATTTCAGGCCGGAAATTTCAGCGGGATTACGAGTTCAAATCACCGTCAGCAGCATCAACGGTCGTGTTAGGCCATTCGTCGAACGGAAAAGAAGACTGGAAAACTGAAGACGGCGTAAAACTCAAAGATATTTAG
- a CDS encoding RsmD family RNA methyltransferase encodes MKDIRPTSGRVMSALFSILGGMIDGAEFLDLFAGTGRVGLEALRRGANRAVFVETVRNRADDIRRNIPTNDNLPPSVNGVPPAEALPPNLGGIKGGALVLSLEIRRALSWLVKHDMKFTVIFADPPYNSGWCETLPALPNLDAVFSPGALMVIEHSVREPVTLSNNPHGLEITSTREYGETCLTFLQML; translated from the coding sequence ATGAAGGATATACGGCCAACATCCGGGCGTGTGATGTCTGCGCTGTTCAGCATATTGGGAGGTATGATTGACGGCGCGGAATTTCTCGACCTCTTTGCGGGAACGGGGAGAGTCGGTCTTGAGGCATTAAGGCGCGGGGCAAACAGGGCGGTTTTTGTTGAGACTGTCAGGAATCGTGCTGATGACATCAGGAGGAATATACCCACTAACGATAACTTACCCCCCTCCGTGAACGGTGTCCCCCCTGCTGAGGCGTTACCCCCTAATTTAGGGGGGATAAAGGGGGGTGCGTTAGTGCTGTCGCTTGAGATTCGGCGGGCTTTGTCGTGGCTCGTGAAGCATGATATGAAGTTCACGGTGATATTTGCGGATCCTCCGTATAATTCCGGCTGGTGTGAGACTCTTCCTGCGCTCCCGAATCTTGACGCAGTATTTTCCCCCGGTGCTTTGATGGTGATTGAGCACTCCGTGCGCGAACCTGTAACACTCAGCAATAACCCTCACGGCCTCGAAATCACATCCACACGCGAATACGGCGAAACCTGTCTAACCTTCCTGCAAATGCTATAA
- the tmk gene encoding dTMP kinase codes for MTNSLFITLEGIDGCGKSTQSAKLAEWLEFRTGRKTIRTYEPGGWSEGDSFREMILGRKFAAMSELLLFLADRSEHVNRVILPALRQGFNVICERWNESTMAYQAGGHELNPSQVRRIIQACNFPEPDAKIFLDISPETAIERIKSRGKKRDNFEAEGLPLMRTVSDFYRNIADCDRNFIRVKCDGLTESEVFTAITANIEARIWRYR; via the coding sequence TTGACAAATAGCTTGTTCATTACCCTAGAAGGCATAGACGGGTGCGGGAAGTCTACGCAGTCTGCAAAATTGGCGGAATGGCTAGAGTTCCGCACAGGGCGCAAAACGATACGCACATATGAGCCGGGCGGATGGTCTGAAGGCGATTCGTTCCGTGAAATGATACTTGGGCGGAAATTCGCGGCGATGTCGGAATTGCTGCTTTTTCTTGCTGACAGAAGCGAGCATGTGAACCGCGTAATTCTGCCTGCATTGCGTCAGGGCTTCAATGTAATCTGCGAACGGTGGAACGAGTCGACAATGGCATACCAGGCGGGCGGCCATGAGCTTAACCCTTCCCAAGTGAGGCGGATAATTCAAGCCTGCAATTTTCCTGAGCCTGACGCAAAAATCTTCCTCGACATTTCCCCGGAGACAGCAATAGAGCGCATAAAGTCCCGCGGGAAGAAGCGCGATAATTTCGAGGCTGAGGGCTTGCCGTTAATGCGTACAGTTTCGGACTTCTACAGGAATATAGCCGATTGCGACAGGAATTTTATCCGCGTAAAATGCGACGGCCTTACGGAGTCAGAAGTGTTTACGGCAATAACAGCGAATATTGAGGCGCGTATATGGCGATACAGATAA
- a CDS encoding S-layer homology domain-containing protein has protein sequence MKRIAAVLAIAATAAFAAPAMSATNPFMDVPMNHWAYDAIGILAGHGILSGYPDGFYKGQQPTTRYELASSLARSLSIVDMTKASKQDVEMLKRLVVEFKDELEALGVRVDELDERVAVLENRLGGWHIHGSLVLDAKYRNAENSLGEKGKGQVNFDNARLYFERTFGENDEYFFRARLRNDGDANDGFTNNNGNSAYFDRYYVSMPFFMDSRLTVGRFLFDVDTAYRPKIAETGSWTGGDSVLTDTSEIGFALEKNFGMGNFLAYVAHSNRIPANFKAYNKNSEAHGINRKAWTIFAMGNIQFTENVGLDIGGQAFIGDNSSTPPQNTTPRGTSTGNRYLNYEGDHNFKNLWTIFAGLRFNFNDNIAVKGAFYHQKIDSEYVNGTPAWTDYGYGILETNGSGNYVDDANHWRAIIDVKQEALKFTSLWLEYGQYKAGFFTPQGISTIFPSESSVLLDHFASGASVIKDTNYWRVVLGQEWNEKWATHIFYYGYKVSDAYQNGTNWEDANPFELGVGVQYKLNDATTMGLNYVHVKNDLPDSVLGNEKKENDNVVRFRTSINF, from the coding sequence ATGAAGAGAATAGCAGCAGTATTGGCTATTGCGGCAACAGCAGCGTTTGCGGCTCCGGCCATGTCAGCAACAAACCCGTTCATGGACGTTCCTATGAACCACTGGGCATATGACGCTATCGGAATCCTTGCGGGACATGGAATCCTTTCGGGTTATCCTGATGGTTTCTACAAGGGGCAGCAGCCTACAACACGTTACGAGCTTGCTTCATCGCTCGCGAGATCACTTTCAATCGTCGACATGACAAAGGCAAGCAAGCAGGATGTTGAGATGCTGAAGAGACTCGTTGTTGAGTTCAAAGATGAGCTTGAAGCACTCGGCGTAAGAGTTGATGAGCTTGACGAGAGAGTCGCGGTTCTTGAGAACAGGCTCGGCGGATGGCACATTCACGGCTCGTTGGTGCTTGATGCCAAGTACAGGAACGCTGAAAACTCACTCGGCGAAAAGGGAAAAGGCCAGGTCAATTTCGATAACGCAAGGCTCTACTTTGAGCGCACGTTCGGCGAGAATGATGAGTACTTCTTCCGCGCAAGACTGAGGAACGACGGCGATGCCAACGACGGCTTCACCAACAACAACGGCAACAGCGCGTATTTCGACAGGTACTATGTCTCAATGCCGTTCTTCATGGACTCAAGGCTCACAGTTGGACGTTTCCTCTTTGATGTTGATACGGCTTACAGGCCGAAAATCGCAGAGACAGGAAGCTGGACAGGCGGCGACTCAGTGCTTACGGACACGTCAGAGATCGGATTTGCTCTTGAGAAGAATTTCGGAATGGGCAACTTCCTTGCTTACGTGGCGCACTCCAACAGGATTCCGGCGAACTTCAAGGCATACAACAAGAACAGCGAGGCTCACGGAATCAACAGAAAAGCATGGACGATCTTCGCAATGGGCAATATCCAGTTCACAGAGAACGTAGGACTTGACATCGGCGGCCAGGCGTTTATCGGAGACAACTCGTCAACACCTCCTCAGAACACGACTCCGAGAGGCACAAGCACGGGCAACAGGTATCTCAACTATGAGGGCGATCATAACTTCAAGAATTTGTGGACGATCTTCGCCGGACTCCGCTTCAACTTCAACGACAATATAGCGGTCAAAGGCGCGTTCTATCATCAGAAGATCGACTCCGAGTACGTCAACGGTACGCCTGCATGGACTGATTACGGCTACGGCATTCTTGAGACTAACGGGTCAGGCAATTATGTTGATGACGCAAACCACTGGAGAGCGATCATCGATGTGAAGCAGGAAGCTCTGAAGTTCACCAGCTTATGGCTTGAGTACGGCCAGTACAAGGCGGGATTCTTCACGCCTCAGGGAATCAGCACAATATTCCCCAGCGAGAGCAGCGTCCTTCTTGACCATTTCGCAAGCGGCGCGTCAGTAATCAAGGACACAAACTACTGGAGAGTAGTGCTCGGCCAGGAGTGGAACGAGAAGTGGGCAACTCACATCTTCTACTATGGCTACAAGGTTTCGGATGCATACCAGAACGGCACAAACTGGGAAGATGCTAATCCGTTCGAGCTGGGCGTAGGTGTTCAGTACAAGCTCAACGATGCCACGACAATGGGTCTGAACTATGTACACGTAAAGAACGACCTTCCTGACTCAGTGCTTGGCAACGAGAAGAAGGAAAACGACAACGTAGTCAGATTCAGGACATCAATCAATTTCTAG
- a CDS encoding DUF327 family protein, whose amino-acid sequence MAIQIKRGGSDPAASSQPRIEYGGHSGSHAGPANSVAPSAFSFDAAMESSELEALLDRLYELSDKLSVFPGGRLIEEYRNVLHELLKRAAKGLRIKRDMRWRKTDRKMYVTIERAGQAMDELEEAFKYEGDRTKALALMEEIKGCLISLLM is encoded by the coding sequence ATGGCGATACAGATAAAGCGCGGGGGAAGCGACCCGGCAGCCTCATCACAGCCGCGAATAGAATACGGAGGCCACAGCGGAAGCCATGCAGGCCCGGCAAACTCTGTAGCACCGTCAGCATTTTCGTTTGACGCGGCAATGGAGTCATCTGAGCTTGAAGCATTGCTTGACCGTCTCTATGAATTGTCCGATAAACTCTCAGTATTTCCCGGCGGACGACTAATCGAGGAATACAGGAATGTTTTGCACGAACTGCTGAAACGTGCGGCCAAAGGTCTCAGGATAAAGCGCGACATGAGATGGCGGAAGACTGACCGCAAAATGTACGTAACAATAGAACGCGCAGGGCAGGCAATGGACGAGTTAGAGGAAGCCTTCAAGTATGAGGGCGACAGGACGAAAGCACTTGCGCTAATGGAGGAAATAAAAGGTTGCTTGATCTCTCTGCTAATGTAA
- a CDS encoding MATE family efflux transporter yields MSSSPSISRQAVSNIIPAIVVEIMLLIYNLADTFFIGQTHDPLQLAAVSLAAPIFMVLIALGIIFMAGAMSYISRTLGAGQRERANNIASFCVWGSLVTGVVVAAIFMFHIERILRAIGASPETFSLAYSYLSIVIASTPFVLFSMASGGIMRAENHASAAMLGQIFGNMLNVVLDPIFILWFGWGITGAAIATTASIIIGALYYAGYFVLGHSSLSIHVKHFRINEGIAFGVLAIGIPACLDPWLMSISQMVMNSLMSAYGDMAVAAAGVSMRIEQIAILIAMGTGQGIQPLLGFSVGAQDWRRYRAFLMFALKFTVILTLVMIAGCFVFSENIVSMFVNEPEAFSYAVKFLRMKLSSSLLFAIFFVFVNALQAMGAGRASFILSVCRQCVLYMPLMFVMNHFAGEYGIVWALPMAELLSLVQTVIIYGRIIFNPKHYIYPE; encoded by the coding sequence ATGTCTTCATCACCTTCAATTTCACGTCAGGCAGTCTCAAACATAATCCCGGCGATAGTCGTTGAGATTATGTTACTCATCTACAATCTTGCGGATACATTTTTCATCGGCCAGACTCATGACCCTTTGCAGCTTGCGGCGGTCTCTTTAGCGGCACCGATATTCATGGTATTAATTGCTCTCGGTATAATCTTCATGGCCGGGGCGATGTCGTACATATCGCGCACACTCGGAGCGGGACAAAGGGAACGTGCGAACAATATCGCGTCATTCTGCGTCTGGGGGAGTCTCGTTACGGGCGTTGTTGTCGCGGCAATATTCATGTTCCACATTGAGAGAATTTTGCGTGCAATCGGCGCGAGTCCTGAGACATTCTCACTTGCCTATAGTTATCTGTCAATCGTAATCGCGTCTACACCGTTCGTGCTGTTCAGCATGGCGAGCGGGGGAATAATGCGGGCGGAAAATCACGCTTCTGCGGCAATGCTCGGTCAGATTTTCGGCAACATGTTAAATGTCGTGCTTGACCCGATATTTATTCTCTGGTTCGGCTGGGGGATAACGGGCGCGGCAATCGCAACAACCGCAAGTATCATCATAGGGGCGTTATATTACGCGGGGTATTTCGTTCTCGGTCATTCGTCCCTAAGCATTCACGTAAAGCACTTCAGAATCAACGAGGGTATAGCGTTCGGAGTCTTGGCGATTGGGATTCCTGCGTGTCTTGATCCGTGGCTGATGAGTATTTCGCAGATGGTAATGAACTCGCTGATGTCCGCGTATGGAGATATGGCAGTGGCCGCGGCGGGAGTCTCAATGCGTATTGAGCAGATAGCAATCTTAATCGCAATGGGAACAGGCCAGGGGATTCAGCCGCTTTTAGGGTTCAGTGTCGGCGCACAGGATTGGAGGCGTTACCGGGCGTTCTTGATGTTTGCGCTGAAGTTTACGGTGATATTGACGCTCGTGATGATTGCGGGGTGCTTTGTGTTCTCGGAAAATATCGTGTCAATGTTCGTGAATGAGCCGGAAGCGTTTTCGTATGCCGTGAAATTTCTGCGTATGAAGCTGTCTAGCAGTTTGCTTTTTGCGATATTCTTTGTGTTCGTGAATGCACTTCAGGCGATGGGAGCCGGGCGGGCATCATTCATTCTGAGCGTGTGCCGTCAGTGCGTGCTGTATATGCCTCTGATGTTCGTGATGAATCATTTTGCGGGGGAATACGGAATTGTGTGGGCTTTGCCGATGGCGGAATTGCTGTCGCTTGTGCAGACGGTGATAATTTACGGTAGAATCATCTTCAATCCCAAGCATTATATTTACCCGGAGTGA
- a CDS encoding Txe/YoeB family addiction module toxin produces MRGVFWYPNAWEDYVDIQSERQLLRKINALIKDIQRNGYKCSFGKPEMLRNVLSGLASVRIDKKNRLVFRVDDLQVSIVECGSHYGDH; encoded by the coding sequence ATGCGCGGTGTATTCTGGTATCCAAACGCCTGGGAAGATTACGTTGATATTCAGTCAGAAAGACAGCTTCTCAGGAAAATTAACGCACTAATCAAAGATATTCAGCGCAACGGGTATAAATGCTCATTCGGAAAGCCTGAAATGCTGAGAAATGTTTTATCAGGGCTTGCAAGCGTGAGGATCGACAAGAAAAACAGACTCGTTTTCCGTGTTGACGATTTGCAGGTGAGTATTGTTGAATGCGGGAGTCATTACGGGGATCATTAG